One stretch of Lemur catta isolate mLemCat1 chromosome 2, mLemCat1.pri, whole genome shotgun sequence DNA includes these proteins:
- the TDRD6 gene encoding tudor domain-containing protein 6, with product MEVCSTPGLPTPGSLLALRVSFVDVLPEVIPVQLWGLVGERREEYVRLSREIQEAAATRGPWALGGASASPGDLCLVQVGLLWHRCRVVSRQAQDSRVFLLDEGRTLTARAGSLAPGRGEFFHLPSEVLGCVLAGLVPAGGGGAGGGEPQHWSPGAVDFLSNLQGKEVHGRVLDVLLLHRLVLLEVPGLVQQMQELGLARQVPDSLFLSLLKHHLTVATSGVGPGVPVLPRALPKQEQPGLDYFYPQLQLGVTEPVVITQVCHPHRIHCQLRSLSQEIHRLSEGMAQVYRGSTGTGDENSASATWEEREESPDKPGSPCASCGLDGRWYRALLLETFRPQRCAQVLHVDYGRKELVSCSSLRYLLPEYFRMPVVTYPCALYGLWDGGRGWSRSQVGDLKALILGQAVNAKIEFYCSFEHVYYVTLYGEDGVNLNCVFGVQSCCLADRFLQSQGIEEEEEEEEPETASQSQSPAEEVDEEISLPALRSIRLKMNAFYDAQVEFVKNPSEFWIRLRKHNGTFSKLMRRMCSFYSSASKLDGVVLKPEPDDLCCVKWKENGYYRAIVTRLGDKSVDVFLVDRGNSENVDWYDVRMLLPQFRQLPILALRCALADIWPLGKTWSQEAISFFKKTVLHKELVIHILDKQDHQYIIEILDESRTGEENISKVIAQAGYAKYQEFETKENIPVNAHSPGPGSNHFTAENNKISSAKRVGEQRAKRDNKATSVSEALTDTTIVTNVSSELVVQNKEKQTSVYSPLIQNFLEIKPDSSCKGELKVGSTVEVKVSYVENPGYFWCQLTRNMQGFKTLMYNIQDYCKNIAAPYEGTIPACLAKRTVDGKWSRALITGAQSSEHVKVIFVDYGDQEVVSVKNMYSISEEFLRVKAQAFRCSLYNLIQPTGPNPFVWDEKAIQAFSDFVSNAWQNNLELKCTIFALASIHDEELFNVVDLLTPFQSACHFLVENRFARPVKLQKPLESSVQLHSFYYSIHDMKIGSEESVYITHVDDPWTFYCQLLRNADILDQLSCSITQLSKVLLNLKTSPLIPGTLCLARYTDGNWYRGMVIEKEPNKVFFVDFGNIYVVTSDDLLPIPSDAYNVLLLPMQAVKCSLSDIPDHIPEEVTTWFQETILDKSLKALVVAKDPDGRLIIELYSDNIQINASINEKLGLLGYKGRTRKNESKALLSTPETLEEKNKNMKLSSTEYLSKSVENKLCSVEILRDPYKPKINAAFKELRRLQNATKTNSVTQYQDSVGNKNSEVFPLTTEKKEEIFAEPPLKATRGEATVSERKIGDSCNKGLPLKFHEFPQKNIMPGFKTTVYISHINDLSDFYVQLTEDEAEINCLSERLNDVKTRPEYHAGPPLQRGDVVCAIFPEDNLWYRAVVREQQPKDLLSVQFIDYGNVSVVHTSKIGRLDLVNAAVPGLCLHCSLAGLWVPDLINCKEMMHFFSRRTDEAQITCEFVKFQDKWEVILADEYGVIADDMNSRYAFREKSKIELSTQIIKSTCSRSVNKSDNDTSVFLKWYNPKMKVIRAYATVIDGPEYFWCQFADTEKLQYLEVEVQTSGEQVVDERNCIPCPNIGDPCIVRYREDGHYYRALITNICEDHLVSVRLVDFGNIEHCVDPKALWNIPSELLLVPMQAFPCCLLGFNISEGVCPQEGNDYFYEIVTEDVLEITILEIKRDVCDIPLAIVDLKSKGESINEKMKKYSKIDITKNNLPCEANGSEIKEAHASPSPDVGLKKPSNKAMQDETLYVVPPTDELSESIEKELNIIETKPSKFYDLKTENVFEAFENPCKDKIGTEVLDDKAECHLVDKAKFEDKYQIAGFDTLLPLASETKETLELSSLEVPLSPDDESKEFLELESTELQHSLVGDEEREELGLEPPHALLPQGCDTDATLEPFTVQLPFSCEAEKEPELELPMAQLSLDDKLNALSLRVSQKIQESLCAEDMRKPGCVAPFDDQHTMPLHLPGKNCDSKTQIEMNIYEEDFMEYKNRDTLSSLLPLFSEEESRDGRKHSSALPDHASAQPQNTYTLKGFTVGSKCVVWSSQRNTWSKCKILEIAEEGTRVLNLSNGMEEVVNPENVWNGIPKLDKSPSEAVLQTVGKDLYFMSSDDTTIQDKESGGDADLTVDP from the coding sequence ATGGAGGTGTGCTCGACGCCGGGGCTGCCGACGCCGGGGTCCTTGCTGGCCCTGCGGGTGTCCTTCGTGGACGTGCTTCCCGAGGTGATCCCTGTGCAGCTCTGGGGACTGGTGGGCGAGCGGCGGGAGGAGTACGTGCGGCTAAGCCGGGAGATCCAGGAAGCGGCGGCCACGCGCGGCCCGTGGGCGCTGGGCGGCGCCTCGGCCTCGCCGGGAGACCTGTGCCTGGTGCAGGTCGGGCTCCTGTGGCACCGCTGCCGCGTGGTCAGCCGGCAGGCGCAGGACAGCCGCGTCTTCCTGCTGGACGAGGGCCGCACCCTCACGGCCCGCGCAGGCTCCCTGGCGCCCGGGCGCGGCGAGTTCTTCCACCTGCCCTCCGAGGTGCTGGGCTGCGTGCTGGCCGGCCTGGTGcccgcgggcggcggcggcgcgggcggggGCGAGCCGCAGCACTGGTCGCCTGGCGCCGTGGACTTCCTTAGCAACCTTCAGGGCAAGGAGGTGCACGGGCGGGTCCTGGACGTGCTGCTCCTCCATCGCCTGGTCCTTCTGGAGGTGCCCGGTCTGGTCCAGCAGATGCAGGAGCTCGGCCTGGCTCGGCAGGTGCCCGACAGCCTCTTCCTCTCGCTGCTGAAGCACCACCTCACTGTGGCCACTTCTGGCGTGGGCCCCGGGGTCCCGGTTCTCCCGAGAGCCCTGCCCAAGCAAGAGCAGCCTGGCCTGGATTATTTCTATCCCCAGCTGCAGCTGGGCGTGACGGAGCCCGTAGTGATAACCCAAGTGTGCCATCCCCACCGCATTCACTGCCAGCTCCGGAGCCTCTCGCAGGAGATCCACCGCCTCTCCGAGGGCATGGCCCAAGTATACCGGGGTTCCACGGGGACAGGGGATGAGAACTCTGCCAGTGCcacctgggaggagagggaggagagccCAGACAAGCCGGGCTCTCCGTGTGCATCCTGTGGATTGGATGGACGTTGGTACCGGGCACTCCTGCTTGAGACTTTTCGGCCCCAGCGCTGTGCCCAGGTGCTTCACGTAGACTATGGAAGGAAGGAGTTGGTGAGTTGTAGTAGCCTTCGGTACTTGCTGCCGGAATATTTTCGAATGCCCGTGGTGACCTACCCTTGCGCTTTGTATGGACTCTGGGACGGTGGGAGAGGCTGGTCTCGGTCACAAGTAGGTGACCTGAAAGCTCTGATACTGGGCCAGGCAGTGAATGCAAAGATTGAATTTTATTGCTCCTTTGAGCATGTGTATTATGTCACCCTGTATGGAGAAGATGGGGTTAATCTTAACTGTGTGTTTGGAGTACAGTCCTGTTGCTTGGCTGACCGATTCCTTCAGAGCCAAGGaatagaggaggaagaggaggaggaagaaccaGAAACAGCTTCTCAGTCGCAGTCTCCTGCTGAAGAAGTGGATGAAGAGATTTCACTCCCAGCCTTAAGATCTATCAGGTTAAAGATGAATGCCTTCTATGATGCCCAGGTAGAGTTTGTTAAAAATCCTTCCGAGTTTTGGATTAGGTTGAGGAAACACAACGGTACCTTCAGCAAGCTGATGAGGAGAATGTGCAGTTTCTATTCCTCAGCCAGTAAGCTGGATGGTGTCGTTTTGAAACCTGAACCTGATGATCTTTGCTGtgtcaaatggaaagaaaatggctATTACCGGGCCATAGTCACCAGATTAGGTGACAAGAGTGTCGATGTATTCTTAGTTGACCGAGGCAATTCAGAAAATGTGGACTGGTATGATGTAAGGATGTTGCTTCCTCAGTTTAGGCAGCTGCCAATATTGGCTCTGAGGTGCGCTCTCGCAGATATCTGGCCTTTGGGAAAAACTTGGAGCCAGGAggcaatttccttttttaaaaagactgtacTCCACAAAGAATTAGTCATCCATATTCTTGATAAGCAGGATCATCAATACATTATTGAGATTCTTGATGAATCAAGAACAGGGGAAGAAAACATTAGTAAGGTAATTGCTCAAGCTGGTTATGCCAAATATCAGGAAtttgaaacaaaggaaaatatcCCAGTAAATGCCCACTCCCCAGGGCCTGGTTCAAACCATTTTACTGCTGAGAATAACAAAATATCTTCTGCCAAGAGGGTAGGAGAACAGAGAGCCAAGAGAGATAATAAAGCCACATCTGTTTCAGAAGCTTTGACTGACACAACAATTGTTACAAATGTTTCAAGTGAACTAGTTGTGcagaacaaagagaaacaaacatcTGTTTATTCTCCTCTTATACAGAATTTCTTGGAAATTAAGCCAGACTCTTCTTGTAAAGGAGAGCTAAAAGTTGGAAGTACGGTAGAAGTTAAAGTGTCTTATGTTGAAAACCCTGGCTATTTCTGGTGCCAGCTGACCAGGAACATGCAAGGATTTAAAACTCTAATGTATAATATTCAGGACTATTGTAAAAATATAGCTGCTCCTTATGAGGGAACCATACCTGCTTGTTTGGCAAAACGAACAGTAGATGGAAAATGGTCCAGAGCTCTCATTACTGGGGCACAATCTTCAGAGCATGTCAAAGTAATATTTGTAGATTATGGAGACCAAGAAGTGGTATCTGTGAAGAATATGTATTCAATTAGTGAAGAGTTTCTTAGGGTTAAGGCTCAGGCTTTTAGATGCAgtctttataatttaattcaacCAACTGGTCCAAATCCCTTTGTTTGGGATGAAAAGGCAATACAAGCTTTTAGTGACTTTGTGAGTAATGCATGGCAAAACAATCTGGAATTAAAATGCACGATATTTGCTTTGGCCTCAATACATGATGAAGAACTGTTTAATGTTGTGGATTTGCTAACACCCTTTCAGAGCGCATGTCATTTTTTGGTAGAAAACAGATTTGCAAGACCAGTAAAACTTCAGAAGCCTCTGGAGTCCTCTGTTCAGCTACATTCCTTCTACTATTCTATACATGATATGAAAATTGGAAGTGAAGAATCAGTGTATATAACACATGTTGATGACCCTTGGACATTTTATTGCCAGCTGTTAAGAAATGCAGATATTTTGGACCAGTTGTCATGTAGTATTACACAATTAAGTAAAGTTTTGCTGAATTTAAAAACATCTCCCTTGATCCCTGGAACCTTGTGCCTTGCCAGGTATACTGATGGAAACTGGTATAGGGGGATGGTAATAGAGAAAGAACCaaataaagtcttttttgttgattttggGAACATTTATGTAGTAACAAGTGATGATCTGCTTCCGATACCTAGTGATGCATACAATGTCTTACTTTTGCCCATGCAAGCTGTTAAATGTTCATTATCTGATATTCCTGATCATATACCAGAAGAAGTTACCACATGGTTTCAGGAAACTATTTTAGATAAGTCATTGAAGGCCTTAGTTGTAGCAAAAGATCCAGATGGAAGACTGATTATAGAACTGTATAGTGACAATATCCAAATTAATGCTAGTATTAATGAGAAGTTAGGGCTACTTGGTTACAAGGGTAGAACAAGGAAAAACGAAAGTAAAGCACTCCTCTCTACACCTGAAactcttgaagaaaaaaataagaatatgaagtTGTCATCTACAGAGTATTTAAGTAAATCAGTAGAGAACAAGTTATGCAGTGTAGAGATTTTGCGAGACCCATACAAACCTAAGATCAATGCAGCATTTAAGGAGCTCAGACGCTTACAAAATGCAACAAAGACTAACTCAGTCACTCAATATCAGGACTCTGtgggaaataaaaatagtgaagTGTTTCCattaacaacagaaaagaaagaagaaatttttgcTGAGCCACCTTTGAAAGCCACAAGAGGAGAAGCCACtgtttcagagagaaaaataggagaTTCATGTAACAAAGGTTTGCCTCTAAAATTTCATGAGTTCCCACAGAAGAATATAATGCCTGGCTTTAAAACAACTGTATATATTTCTCATATAAATGACCTTTCAGACTTCTATGTCCAACTAACAGAAGATGAAGCTGAAATTAATTGTCTTTCAGAGAGATTGAATGATGTTAAAACAAGGCCTGAATATCATGCAGGTCCACCTTTGCAAAGAGGAGATGTGGTATGTGCCATTTTCCCAGAAGACAATTTATGGTATCGTGCTGTGGTCAGGGAACAACAGCCCAAAGACTTACTCTCTGTACAGTTTATAGATTATGGCAATGTTTCTGTGGTTCATACTAGCAAAATAGGTAGGCTTGACCTAGTTAATGCAGCAGTACCAGGATTGTGCCTTCATTGCTCCTTAGCAGGACTTTGGGTTCCTGACCTCATAAACTGTAAGGAAATGATGCATTTCTTTTCCCGAAGGACTGACGAGGCTCAAATAACATGTGAATTTGTTAAATTTCAAGACAAATGGGAAGTTATTCTTGCAGATGAATATGGGGTCATAGCAGATGATATGAATAGCAGGTACGCTTTCAgggaaaaatcaaaaatagaacttTCTACCCAAATAATTAAAAGTACCTGTTCAAGGTCTGTTAACAAATCAGACAATGACACTTCAGTATTTCTTAAGTGGTATAATCCCAAAATGAAGGTGATAAGAGCTTATGCCACTGTAATAGATGGACCTGAGTATTTTTGGTGTCAGTTTGCTGATACTGAGAAACTTCAGTATTTAGAAGTAGAAGTACAAACTTCTGGAGAACAGGTCGTAGATGAGAGAAATTGTATCCCATGTCCAAATATTGGAGATCCTTGTATAGTAAGATATAGAGAAGATGGACACTATTACAGGGCACTTATCACTAATATTTGTGAAGATCATCTTGTATCTGTCAGGCTTGTGGACTTTGGAAACATTGAACACTGTGTAGACCCCAAAGCACTCTGGAACATTCCTTCTGAACTTTTGTTGGTTCCCATGCAAGCCTTTCCATGTTGCCTCTTAGGATTTAATATTTCAGAAGGCGTATGCCCTCAAGAGGGAAATGactatttttatgaaatagtaACAGAAGACGTGTTGGAAATAACAATATTAGAAATCAAAAGGGATGTTTGTGATATCCCTTTAGCGATTGTTGACTTGAAAAGCAAAGGTGAGAGtattaatgagaaaatgaagaagtATTCTAAGATTGATATTACTAAAAACAATCTTCCCTGTGAAGCAAATGGCTCTGAGATAAAGGAAGCTCATGCGTCCCCCAGTCCTGATGTGGGACTTAAGAAACCAAGTAATAAAGCTATGCAAGATGAAACATTATATGTGGTACCACCGACAGATGAGCTCTCTGAAAGCATTGAGAAAGAATTAAACATTATTGAAACCAAACCAAGTAAATTCTATGACCTCAAAACTGAAAACGTTTTTGAAGCTTTTGAAAACCCATGCAAAGATAAAATTGGTACTGAAGTACTGGATGACAAAGCAGAGTGCCATTTGGTTGACAAAGCAAAGTTTGAAGATAAATACCAAATTGCAGGATTTGATACCTTATTGCCACTTGCTAGTGAAACAAAGGAGACATTAGAACTAAGTTCGCTTGAGGTGCCACTTTCTCCTGATGATGAATCAAAAGAATTCTTAGAACTGGAATCCACTGAGCTGCAACATTCTCTGGTGggagatgaagaaagagaagagctgGGCCTGGAGCCACCGCATGCACTGCTGCCCCAAGGCTGCGACACAGACGCAACCCTGGAACCTTTCACGGTGCAGCTGCCCTTCAGCTGTGAAGCCGAGAAAGAGCCAGAATTAGAACTCCCTATGGCCCAGCTATCTCTAGATGACAAACTGAATGCTTTGTCTTTGAGAGTTAGTCAGAAAATCCAAGAATCCCTGTGCGCCGAGGACATGAGAAAGCCGGGTTGTGTGGCACCCTTTGATGACCAGCACACGATGCCGTTGCATCTACCTGGGAAGAATTGTGATTCTAAAACGCAGATCgaaatgaatatatatgaagAAGACTTTATGGAATATAAAAACAGGGACACCCTTTCATCACTGTTGCCTTTATTCTCTGAAGAAGAATCCAGAGATGGAAGAAAGCACAGTAGTGCTTTACCAGATCATGCCTCAG